Proteins from a genomic interval of Leptospira hartskeerlii:
- a CDS encoding peroxidase family protein — protein MIKIIFENDKEVVLEPSELNKPLLQISLDAGIPHIHACGGNARCSTCRVLIQDGDENLLPRNEKETALALKKGFPDNVRLACQTKTTGDVVLRRLVIDDADKALASTFSDLISGIEKPVAILFSDIRGFTSFSEGHLPYDVVHILNRYFYRMGDKVLKYGGIIDKYIGDGLMAIFGLEDPDPLRANLNAIRSALEMRSELENLNAYLQNHLGSEFEIGIGINYGTAILGKLGHPLSMSFTAIGDTVNSASRIETTTKKAGAKILISQKVYESVKDRIQKGRSFETKLKGKTGNYKVHEVLGTKNNCEGSSWQETGYRIWDKIDPTEAGAWLRMVFHASSIFSADGEWLGLEGSIRFPTILNDENNRGVTKQIETIVHLKEEMEKEGRVGIPSLADMIALSGALALQKAGGPQVHILPGRKDSSYPSGRMLMPVDSPDVKDSLDYFSKMGFSVRDTVLLMGVHTLGWHSKGSFTDTPNIFNNHYFRDLLLDGGVRMLASDRALLGSEETKRMVMEYALNESLFFKDFQGLYQRLVEQKRLEES, from the coding sequence ATGATAAAAATTATCTTCGAAAACGATAAGGAAGTTGTCCTCGAACCTTCCGAATTAAACAAGCCATTATTACAAATTTCACTCGATGCCGGCATCCCTCATATACACGCATGTGGAGGTAACGCACGTTGCTCTACTTGCAGGGTATTAATCCAAGATGGAGATGAGAATCTTCTTCCACGCAACGAAAAAGAAACAGCGTTAGCTCTGAAGAAAGGCTTTCCGGATAACGTGCGACTTGCCTGCCAAACCAAAACCACGGGTGACGTTGTACTCCGAAGATTAGTCATAGACGATGCAGACAAGGCTCTTGCTTCTACATTCTCAGATCTAATCTCCGGCATAGAAAAACCTGTTGCGATCTTATTCAGTGATATTCGAGGCTTCACAAGTTTTTCGGAAGGTCATTTGCCTTACGATGTAGTTCATATTCTCAACCGCTACTTTTATAGAATGGGAGATAAGGTCCTAAAATACGGCGGGATCATCGATAAGTATATTGGTGATGGCCTGATGGCCATTTTCGGATTGGAAGATCCGGATCCCCTTCGAGCAAATCTGAATGCGATCCGTTCCGCGTTAGAGATGAGATCCGAATTAGAAAATCTGAATGCTTATCTTCAAAATCATTTGGGTTCCGAATTCGAGATAGGGATCGGCATCAATTATGGGACAGCGATCTTAGGAAAGTTAGGTCATCCTTTAAGCATGTCGTTTACTGCGATCGGCGACACAGTCAACTCAGCCAGCAGGATTGAAACTACTACAAAGAAGGCCGGTGCAAAGATCTTAATTTCCCAAAAAGTTTATGAATCCGTAAAGGATAGGATACAGAAAGGAAGAAGTTTCGAAACGAAACTGAAAGGTAAAACTGGAAATTATAAAGTCCATGAAGTATTAGGAACCAAGAACAATTGCGAAGGAAGTTCTTGGCAAGAAACAGGATATAGGATCTGGGACAAGATAGATCCTACAGAGGCAGGCGCCTGGCTTCGTATGGTATTTCACGCTTCTTCTATCTTCTCCGCTGATGGAGAATGGTTGGGCCTCGAAGGTTCTATTCGATTTCCTACCATCTTAAATGATGAGAACAATCGTGGAGTTACAAAACAAATAGAAACGATCGTCCATTTAAAAGAAGAAATGGAAAAAGAAGGAAGGGTTGGAATTCCTTCTCTCGCAGATATGATCGCTCTTTCGGGTGCGCTTGCTCTCCAAAAAGCGGGAGGACCTCAAGTCCATATTCTACCGGGCAGAAAAGATTCGAGTTACCCAAGCGGAAGAATGCTCATGCCTGTGGATAGTCCGGATGTGAAAGATTCTTTGGATTATTTTTCTAAGATGGGATTTTCCGTAAGAGATACGGTTCTACTCATGGGAGTCCATACATTGGGCTGGCATTCCAAGGGATCATTTACGGATACTCCGAATATATTCAATAATCATTATTTTAGGGATCTACTTTTGGATGGCGGAGTCAGAATGCTCGCCTCCGACAGAGCCCTACTCGGTTCCGAAGAAACTAAAAGAATGGTGATGGAATACGCACTCAACGAGTCCTTATTTTTCAAAGACTTCCAAGGTCTTTACCAAAGATTGGTAGAACAAAAACGATTGGAAGAATCCTGA
- the hisC gene encoding histidinol-phosphate transaminase, with protein MRFQPALDKIPAYEAGKPIELVVREYGISPEKVLKLASNENPYGVSPKVSEVIKEAVYKMPLYPDDSYKALKDALAKTHGVDAKNVIQGNGSDQIFDFATRSILSPGDKILQNGKTFSMYSIYAGQCGAETIQTNSELHDLDQFLDLYKKHSPKIIFICTPCNPIGDALDQSDVYTFLQKISPDTMIVLDAAYMEFGKTRDPKKEVQASDIISKFPNVLYTNTFSKIYGLGGMRIGYGIASEEMIRAFYKLRPPFNVSQLSQLAAATALSDREFVENYLKSNLKEMIRYEEFAKKKGLFYFESYANFITIKLDQAKLDSTQTFETLLKEGIILRNLKSYGLNALRITIGRPEQNDRVLERLSELL; from the coding sequence ATGCGATTCCAGCCCGCTTTAGACAAAATCCCGGCTTACGAGGCCGGCAAACCGATAGAACTAGTCGTACGTGAATACGGAATTTCTCCGGAGAAGGTCCTTAAACTTGCCTCCAACGAGAATCCGTATGGTGTATCCCCTAAGGTTTCCGAGGTCATAAAGGAAGCTGTATATAAGATGCCCTTGTATCCGGACGATTCCTATAAGGCTCTAAAGGATGCACTTGCAAAGACCCACGGAGTAGATGCAAAAAACGTAATACAAGGGAACGGAAGTGATCAGATATTCGATTTTGCAACCAGATCCATTTTAAGCCCGGGAGATAAAATCCTTCAAAACGGTAAAACATTCTCCATGTATTCTATTTACGCAGGACAGTGTGGCGCTGAAACAATCCAAACAAATTCCGAACTTCACGATCTGGACCAATTTCTGGATCTATACAAAAAACATTCCCCTAAGATCATATTCATCTGCACTCCTTGTAATCCGATAGGAGATGCTTTGGATCAGTCGGATGTATATACTTTTCTCCAAAAAATTTCTCCAGACACAATGATTGTATTGGATGCGGCCTATATGGAGTTCGGAAAAACCAGGGATCCTAAAAAAGAAGTCCAAGCCAGCGATATAATTTCAAAATTTCCTAATGTATTGTACACCAATACATTCTCCAAAATTTACGGATTAGGCGGGATGAGGATAGGGTACGGAATCGCTTCTGAAGAAATGATCCGGGCATTCTACAAATTAAGACCTCCATTCAATGTTTCGCAACTTTCTCAGTTAGCAGCGGCAACTGCGTTAAGCGACAGAGAATTTGTGGAGAATTATCTAAAATCAAACTTAAAAGAAATGATCCGTTACGAAGAATTCGCAAAGAAGAAGGGGCTCTTTTACTTCGAATCCTATGCTAACTTTATCACGATCAAATTGGATCAGGCAAAATTGGATTCTACCCAAACCTTCGAAACATTGCTGAAGGAAGGGATCATCTTGAGAAATCTGAAAAGTTACGGATTGAATGCGTTGAGAATTACGATAGGAAGACCGGAGCAGAACGACCGAGTATTAGAAAGGCTTTCGGAACTTCTATAG
- a CDS encoding OsmC family protein, translating into MANTVFESKASWAGGLKLNLQSRNHKWVVDEPEILGGTDQGPNPVELVLGGLASCVGVLVSLYAPAHKVELKDFHVFVEGDLDLDGFQEIAPVRPGFSQIRYRVDIQTDSPKENVDSLLAHIDRICPVKDTLSGVGVLSQKSGSSVAA; encoded by the coding sequence ATGGCAAATACCGTATTCGAAAGTAAGGCTTCTTGGGCGGGAGGTTTGAAATTAAACCTGCAATCCAGGAATCATAAATGGGTGGTGGATGAACCTGAAATTTTAGGTGGGACCGATCAAGGACCGAATCCCGTCGAACTCGTATTAGGTGGACTTGCAAGTTGCGTAGGAGTTTTGGTTTCTCTTTATGCCCCTGCACACAAGGTAGAATTAAAGGATTTCCATGTATTTGTAGAAGGAGATCTGGATCTGGACGGATTCCAGGAAATAGCACCTGTGCGTCCCGGATTTTCTCAAATCCGTTATAGAGTAGATATCCAAACAGATTCTCCTAAAGAAAATGTGGATTCTTTACTTGCTCATATAGATCGGATTTGCCCAGTGAAAGATACGTTATCCGGAGTAGGGGTGTTGTCCCAAAAATCCGGCTCTTCTGTAGCAGCTTGA
- a CDS encoding DUF1801 domain-containing protein — translation MIKKKASAKKIKAKPAVKRKPALLSGGNPQIAKGYGDGPVQEYISAMPGWKKDVGRKLDEIIVRTVPFVYKAVKWNSPLYGIEGDGWFLGIHVFSKYVKVAFFRGSHLRPLPPGESKQKEVRYFDIKENEKIDEAQLSSWIKQASELPGEKM, via the coding sequence ATGATTAAGAAGAAGGCTTCGGCGAAGAAGATAAAAGCAAAACCCGCCGTCAAAAGGAAACCGGCACTTCTTTCAGGCGGCAATCCCCAGATCGCAAAAGGTTACGGAGATGGTCCGGTCCAAGAATACATCTCCGCCATGCCTGGTTGGAAAAAAGATGTCGGTCGTAAACTTGACGAAATCATAGTCCGCACAGTGCCTTTTGTGTACAAGGCAGTAAAATGGAATTCTCCTTTATACGGAATAGAAGGAGATGGTTGGTTCTTAGGAATTCATGTGTTCAGTAAATACGTCAAGGTTGCTTTCTTTCGCGGAAGTCATTTGAGACCGCTTCCTCCTGGTGAATCCAAACAAAAAGAAGTTCGTTACTTCGACATCAAAGAGAATGAAAAGATAGACGAGGCCCAACTTTCTTCTTGGATCAAACAGGCTAGCGAGCTGCCCGGCGAAAAAATGTGA
- a CDS encoding YdeI/OmpD-associated family protein: MNPKVDFFFNKAKQWKEEYEALRKIALASGLTEELKWGQPCYTSQNNNIVLIHGFKEYCAFLFFKGALLKDPKGILIQQTKNVQSARQIRFTNIKEIDRLKTSLKSYIKNAIEVEKSGQKVNFKKTKEFDMPEEFLSKLEESPNLRSAFDSLTPGRQRGYLLHFSSAKQSKTREARIEKYIPHILKGKGLDD, encoded by the coding sequence ATGAATCCTAAGGTTGATTTCTTTTTTAATAAGGCCAAACAATGGAAGGAAGAATATGAGGCATTGCGTAAAATTGCTTTAGCCTCGGGACTTACAGAAGAATTAAAATGGGGTCAACCTTGCTATACATCTCAAAACAATAATATAGTTTTGATACATGGATTCAAAGAATATTGTGCTTTTTTGTTTTTCAAAGGCGCTTTATTAAAGGACCCAAAAGGAATTCTGATACAGCAAACTAAGAATGTACAGTCTGCTCGTCAGATCCGATTTACGAATATTAAGGAAATCGACAGACTCAAAACTTCTTTAAAATCATATATCAAAAACGCGATCGAAGTCGAAAAGTCCGGCCAGAAAGTAAATTTCAAAAAGACAAAAGAGTTTGATATGCCGGAAGAATTTTTAAGCAAGTTAGAGGAATCTCCAAATCTAAGATCCGCTTTTGATTCTTTGACTCCGGGTAGACAAAGAGGTTACCTTCTTCATTTTTCTTCCGCAAAACAATCGAAGACTAGAGAGGCTCGGATTGAAAAATATATCCCTCATATTCTGAAAGGAAAGGGATTAGATGATTAA
- a CDS encoding DoxX family protein: MRNKIIYWIATAWLSLGMVSTGIVQLIQMKEEVDMFAHLGYPAYLLIILGVWKLLGVIAVLVPKYPLIKEWAYAGFFFTMSGAAFSHFAAGDGAKEYFGPLLLLVLTVVSWYFRPADRKLQG; encoded by the coding sequence ATGAGAAATAAGATTATATATTGGATCGCTACAGCTTGGCTTTCCTTAGGTATGGTATCGACTGGGATCGTACAGTTGATCCAAATGAAAGAAGAAGTAGATATGTTTGCACATTTAGGTTACCCTGCTTATTTACTAATCATATTAGGTGTTTGGAAATTGTTAGGAGTGATTGCAGTGCTCGTTCCTAAATATCCTTTGATAAAGGAATGGGCGTACGCGGGATTTTTCTTTACAATGTCCGGAGCAGCATTCTCTCATTTTGCAGCCGGAGATGGGGCAAAAGAATATTTCGGACCTCTATTATTACTGGTGCTTACAGTAGTATCCTGGTATTTCAGACCGGCTGATCGAAAATTACAAGGGTAA
- a CDS encoding SRPBCC domain-containing protein, with product MERKTKIDAEDGKQELLIVREFDLPIDLLFKAHVEPEIVEEWMGTKVLKLEGKKHGGWQFETTDPHGNKHGFNGVIHEFVPDQKITRTFEMENSPFPPQLEFLEFESLGEEKSKLTMHIIFKSVSLRDQLLKLPFAQGINMAHNRLQEAANKLK from the coding sequence ATGGAAAGAAAAACCAAAATTGACGCAGAAGACGGCAAACAAGAATTGCTGATCGTAAGGGAATTCGATCTTCCAATAGATCTACTTTTTAAGGCACATGTAGAGCCGGAGATCGTAGAAGAATGGATGGGGACAAAAGTGCTTAAGTTAGAAGGCAAGAAGCACGGTGGTTGGCAATTTGAGACCACAGATCCTCATGGAAACAAACATGGATTCAACGGTGTTATCCATGAATTTGTTCCGGATCAAAAGATTACCCGCACTTTCGAAATGGAAAATTCTCCTTTTCCGCCTCAACTTGAGTTCTTGGAATTCGAATCGTTAGGAGAAGAAAAAAGTAAACTAACAATGCATATAATATTTAAGTCAGTCTCGCTCAGAGATCAATTATTAAAACTGCCTTTTGCGCAGGGTATTAATATGGCTCATAATAGATTACAAGAAGCCGCTAATAAATTAAAATAG
- a CDS encoding ArsR/SmtB family transcription factor has product MNLRRDVFQAIADPTRRAILLLVASQAMTAGAIASNFDTARPTVSKHLQILTECELLKQEQNGREIYYQLNPNKMKEIADFIEPFRNMWDDRFNKLESIMKKYKSRK; this is encoded by the coding sequence ATGAATCTAAGAAGAGACGTATTCCAGGCAATAGCCGATCCTACGAGAAGGGCAATACTTTTGTTGGTAGCTTCTCAGGCAATGACTGCGGGGGCAATCGCTTCCAATTTCGATACGGCCAGACCCACTGTTTCCAAACATTTACAAATACTCACAGAGTGCGAATTGTTAAAACAGGAGCAAAATGGTAGGGAAATTTATTACCAATTGAATCCAAATAAGATGAAAGAAATTGCCGACTTTATAGAACCATTTCGGAACATGTGGGACGATCGATTCAATAAGCTCGAATCCATAATGAAAAAATACAAATCAAGAAAATAG
- a CDS encoding phosphatidylinositol-specific phospholipase C domain-containing protein — MALFQMLSNSPSAIVYNGLLYCFYRSSLPDQFLYYNIFDGKRWRGVKTVGGPSQEARLSGSPSAVVFGSKLYVFYQGCNNEGYIWFSVFDGQKWSGNEYLGGAQTKSGITDSPSAVIFQDKLYVFHHGFGDNGQVWCRIFNGVKWTPDTEIKEFHGITDSPSAVVFQYGLWIFHQGRGTNSVGKIYLVQKNSTEWFQDKQLEPYSGISSSPSAVVFQDKLHVFHQGEGRNGQVWLRIFNNGRWENDQRLAHCLPMMNSPFAVVFQNKLYLLHQMANLLYFSTFDGKTWSPDQIALNNFLSWTPSPEKWMEEIGEDLKNVPLNELIIPGTHDSATSAIDTYSGFSEEVSPLLNALYALLGAGAVVARIVAIWAKTQSVTIGKQLSSGIRYLDIRISKRKDRGGELWTTHTLWSCRFSEVLDDIGNFAAAHPKEILFLELGNFQGMQSEDHDWLIQELKRRFGEKLIPSSVKVNATVGRVWQMGKNIIFFYKPASDKDDTNFWSTELKISHWPNVTTLDNLNSKLIQDIQNRDKTKFLVTQALLTIGGSGPPITNIGASAEDVAKETNRKLLEWIRLWPAENLNIIEVDFFDNCEFTNLITRMNGRST; from the coding sequence ATGGCCCTATTTCAAATGTTATCCAACTCTCCCTCTGCAATCGTATATAACGGTTTGCTATATTGCTTTTATCGATCTTCTCTTCCCGATCAATTTTTATATTATAATATCTTCGACGGTAAACGCTGGCGCGGAGTAAAAACAGTCGGAGGACCTTCTCAAGAGGCAAGACTCTCCGGAAGCCCTAGTGCTGTCGTATTCGGAAGTAAACTTTATGTGTTTTACCAAGGTTGTAATAATGAAGGTTATATTTGGTTCAGCGTGTTCGATGGACAAAAATGGAGTGGAAACGAATACTTAGGAGGAGCTCAAACAAAATCGGGAATTACTGATAGTCCGAGCGCAGTAATATTTCAAGACAAACTTTACGTATTTCATCACGGGTTCGGTGATAACGGTCAAGTTTGGTGCAGGATCTTTAACGGAGTAAAATGGACTCCGGATACAGAGATAAAGGAGTTTCATGGGATCACGGATAGCCCGAGTGCGGTAGTATTTCAGTACGGTTTATGGATCTTTCACCAAGGAAGGGGAACAAACAGCGTAGGAAAGATCTATCTAGTCCAAAAAAATAGTACGGAATGGTTTCAGGATAAGCAACTGGAACCTTATTCCGGAATCTCGAGCAGTCCAAGTGCCGTCGTATTCCAAGATAAACTTCATGTGTTTCATCAAGGAGAAGGACGCAACGGCCAAGTATGGCTCAGGATTTTTAATAATGGAAGATGGGAAAACGACCAACGGTTGGCTCATTGTTTGCCGATGATGAACTCCCCGTTTGCGGTGGTGTTCCAGAATAAGTTATATCTACTTCATCAAATGGCGAATCTCCTATACTTTAGTACGTTCGACGGGAAAACTTGGTCTCCCGATCAGATTGCGTTAAACAACTTCCTATCATGGACTCCTTCTCCTGAAAAATGGATGGAGGAAATCGGCGAAGATCTGAAAAATGTTCCACTCAACGAATTGATCATACCTGGAACACATGACTCTGCCACTAGCGCAATCGATACTTACTCCGGTTTTAGCGAAGAAGTTAGTCCTCTTTTGAACGCACTCTATGCTTTACTCGGAGCCGGTGCTGTCGTAGCAAGAATCGTAGCCATCTGGGCAAAGACACAATCCGTAACGATCGGTAAGCAACTATCGTCCGGTATTCGTTATTTAGATATCCGCATCTCTAAACGGAAGGATAGAGGCGGAGAACTCTGGACCACGCACACACTTTGGAGTTGTAGATTTAGCGAGGTACTCGATGATATCGGAAACTTCGCGGCCGCTCATCCTAAAGAAATCTTATTCTTAGAATTGGGAAATTTTCAAGGAATGCAGTCGGAAGATCATGATTGGCTTATTCAGGAATTGAAGCGCAGGTTTGGAGAAAAGTTAATCCCTTCTTCCGTCAAAGTGAATGCGACCGTAGGCAGGGTCTGGCAAATGGGGAAAAATATAATCTTCTTCTATAAACCGGCATCGGATAAGGACGATACGAATTTCTGGTCTACTGAGTTGAAAATAAGCCACTGGCCGAATGTAACAACTCTAGATAATCTCAACAGCAAACTTATCCAAGACATCCAAAACAGGGATAAAACTAAATTTCTAGTCACACAAGCCTTACTCACAATCGGAGGTAGCGGCCCTCCTATAACGAATATCGGAGCGAGTGCCGAGGATGTGGCTAAGGAAACGAACCGGAAACTCCTAGAATGGATCCGTCTATGGCCCGCGGAAAACCTGAACATCATAGAAGTAGATTTTTTCGACAATTGCGAATTTACGAATTTAATTACGCGTATGAACGGCAGATCAACCTAA
- a CDS encoding replication-associated recombination protein A, translating into MGSLFERAPLPHKIRPSTFAQVIGQEKAKLQLQKYKEPLSILLYGPPGTGKSTIARILGNTWKLPFVEYNAVTTGVADIKKLLERSEKEGSILLFLDEIHRFSSSQQDSLLKGVETGGIVLIGATTENPSFRITKPLLSRCQVLKLEPLGENDLLEILSRGIESLDPKPNITKEASSLLVRYSGGDARKLLSNLEGLVLSMDSGVQIEASDIETFLESRVIEYDQSGESHYDVISAFIKSVRGSDPDAALFYLAMMLEGGEDPLFIARRLIILASEDIGNASVHGLPLAVAGLHALETIGMPEGRIVLGQVTTFLASCPKSNASYLGIGSALSFVKERGPSLKIPNRLRNAPTSTHKKEGAGQGYKYPHDFGGFTPFSYFPDDLSDNPPQFYKPTKNGMEGKIREHLSSIWKKISGKNYE; encoded by the coding sequence TTGGGCAGTCTATTTGAAAGAGCGCCTCTTCCCCATAAGATTAGGCCTAGTACATTTGCTCAGGTCATCGGACAGGAAAAGGCAAAGCTTCAATTACAAAAATATAAAGAACCGTTAAGCATTCTACTATACGGACCTCCTGGAACAGGTAAGTCTACGATTGCTCGGATATTAGGTAATACCTGGAAACTTCCGTTTGTAGAGTATAACGCAGTAACAACAGGCGTTGCGGATATTAAAAAATTGTTGGAGAGATCCGAGAAGGAAGGAAGTATTCTTCTGTTTTTGGATGAGATACATAGATTCAGTTCTTCTCAACAGGATAGTTTATTAAAGGGAGTGGAGACTGGCGGAATAGTTCTCATCGGAGCTACTACTGAAAATCCATCTTTTAGAATTACAAAACCTCTATTATCCAGATGCCAGGTGCTCAAGCTGGAGCCGCTCGGTGAAAACGATCTTTTAGAGATACTTTCGAGGGGAATAGAATCTTTAGATCCGAAGCCGAATATTACAAAAGAAGCAAGTTCTCTTTTGGTCCGTTATTCAGGAGGGGATGCCAGAAAACTTCTTTCCAATTTAGAAGGTCTCGTTCTTTCCATGGATTCCGGAGTCCAGATAGAAGCTTCCGATATAGAAACATTTTTAGAAAGTAGAGTAATAGAATATGATCAAAGCGGAGAAAGTCATTACGACGTGATCTCCGCATTCATCAAGTCAGTAAGAGGAAGTGATCCGGACGCGGCATTATTCTACCTTGCAATGATGTTGGAAGGCGGAGAAGATCCACTCTTTATCGCAAGGAGGCTCATCATTTTGGCCTCTGAAGATATTGGAAATGCTTCTGTTCACGGACTACCTTTGGCAGTTGCTGGACTTCATGCTCTTGAGACAATCGGAATGCCTGAGGGAAGGATCGTCTTAGGACAGGTTACTACATTCTTGGCTTCTTGTCCTAAATCCAACGCGTCTTATTTAGGAATAGGTTCCGCATTATCTTTCGTAAAAGAAAGAGGACCAAGTTTAAAGATCCCGAATCGACTCCGAAATGCTCCTACTTCTACTCATAAAAAAGAAGGAGCAGGACAAGGATATAAGTATCCTCACGACTTCGGTGGATTTACGCCATTCTCCTATTTCCCGGATGATCTATCCGACAACCCACCTCAATTCTATAAACCTACCAAAAACGGGATGGAAGGAAAGATCAGGGAACATCTGTCCTCTATCTGGAAAAAGATCTCGGGAAAGAATTACGAATAG
- a CDS encoding YqaA family protein — protein MKTESQELKNSTENVISSLVRQTLIASVILLLIVLVLARFFNERVTQIAGLFLDYTGVWGVGLSIFVADSVHIFFPPDTFLILAVAAKMPDFWVIFFASFGSLLAGGCSYSQGRFLLPKLTVFSKFIRNHEEKLEVYVKRFGFWAVVLAALTPLPYSWTSVAAGVMKMRLDLFFTAALFRIPRFILYYYLIKGGWIGI, from the coding sequence TTGAAAACCGAATCCCAAGAACTTAAAAATTCTACGGAGAATGTAATCTCCTCTTTGGTCCGTCAGACATTGATTGCAAGTGTGATCTTGCTATTGATCGTATTAGTGCTCGCTCGTTTTTTTAATGAAAGAGTCACTCAGATCGCGGGACTCTTTTTAGATTACACAGGCGTATGGGGGGTTGGGCTTTCTATATTCGTTGCAGACTCGGTGCATATATTCTTTCCTCCGGATACATTTTTGATCTTGGCAGTAGCCGCGAAGATGCCTGATTTTTGGGTAATCTTCTTTGCTTCTTTCGGGTCTCTACTTGCAGGAGGATGTTCTTATTCTCAAGGAAGGTTCCTTCTTCCTAAGTTAACCGTATTCTCCAAGTTCATTCGAAATCATGAAGAGAAGTTAGAAGTTTACGTAAAAAGATTCGGGTTCTGGGCGGTGGTTCTCGCAGCACTCACTCCCTTGCCTTATTCCTGGACATCGGTGGCAGCAGGTGTAATGAAGATGCGGCTTGATCTTTTTTTTACAGCTGCACTCTTTAGGATCCCGCGTTTTATTCTATATTACTATCTAATAAAAGGCGGATGGATCGGGATCTAA